CTACCAATCCACCGTAAATATTAAACTTTGGCCGTACACCAATGAAACAAGTAGATCTAAATCATTGTAATGTATGTACACATTGTACAATGTCCTGAGATGCAAAAAGATCCGAGTGGCAGTCTGGTAAACGACAGCTGTGCACTATAGAAAGTCCCTAATGACACAAAATTTATGCCTATGATCTCGCCAGTaacattttgttttaattttcGCCTAGATCCATAGAACAAAATGACTGAATTTCAGGGCAGAGGCCACTTACTTGACGGTGGCTTTAGCCTTCCATTTTATCCATATCGCTCATATATCaaatacatttataaaatcgTAGTCTTTCAAGCTGCACTGTGCTACATTCTGTATTCACTGGGCGTAACGTTCTCCCTCGCTTCTTACCATGATCATCTGACCGCCCTTTATACACTGTTCTTTGGTATCGCTGTTCTATTATATGAATCGAATTCACCATTTTCTGGGCTAATCACCGTAATTCTCCCCGCCATAGGTACGTTTCAATGTCTATGTGTCCACTTCTTCATTCCATGTGCAGAGGAAGACATGGTCAAGCACGCCCTTTACTTCCTAGTTGGAGTTCCAAACATCTTCTGCTTCGAGAGTTTTTACTTCCAACTTGGTTCTATCATATTCGCGGTCGTTGGACTCCTCGGGGCAGCAACTTCCTTCAGGTATGGAAATCTGCTCGGAACTTACTTGGCAGCCAGTGAGCTTCCAACCACAGAATAGACATTTTAAACTGGCATATGTCCATAAActgatttaaaatttatattcacaTTAGTTGCTGTAATTGTGTGTACGCTCCACGGTCTTGCGCAGTTTGCtcattttatatatttgtatACATAGACGCTACAAGTCCATACACCGTAAATTTTGGATACCAGGGTTCTCCTCTGCTCGCAAAAGACTTGTTACTTGCCACTTTAAACGATGAGTCTCGACAATTAGATGTTTGTGAATAATTTATGTAAAAGGCTCTTTTCTACAAGAAGCTACAAGCCTCCTACAAAGGAAATAATACATCCATACGTCAATGGTAAGTCCAGCCTATAACATCTTCATAGATCTGCAGAACCGGAACATTTGAGCTTAACTCCCAGGTACAAGACGGCAGTACTAACCGGACCTCAACAGTTCATACCAAAAGACTACTACAAGGATCTGGTAAGTCCGTTCATAGCAAAAACACTGTTCTCCAGCGATTGGAAGTCACCAGAAGTGGTCAATATTTGGGTGAAGACTTCCCATATAACTTCCTACGCGCAGATAAAGTCTGGAGAAATCGCAAATATAATGTCAAAATAAACCCAGTCCCCAATGAAATTTCCAGGGTCAAATGTGTTACCTTCTACAAGAGGTTTGTATTCTCTACACTGGTCCTCGTACATGAAATGTTCTAGGCTACAAGTCTGGGCAGCCCATTGGATGGAGAATGGGATTTTTAGGAGCCGTTGGTTTAGATGTGCGTACGGTTTTCAAAGAGCTAAAACTGCCGCTGAGGAGTTTAGGAAAACTCTTATAATGGCTGGAAGAGTTGATAACATGAAAACCGAAAGCCAAAAGCGTCTAGACTCGGAAAAGTTGAAATCGCTACGCTTActcaaaaagaagagattcGAGTTTGTCATCAAGAGAAAACTATAAGAATACATGACACATAAATAAAGTTTAAATTATTAGTACTATAGTACAGCGTTTTGAAATATCATTGAACTGTAGATGACGTAAAGAGCTGTGCCTTCAGTTCTGGAATGAGAGCCCTGCAACATCTGTTCAATCGGTTATTCAAGGTGGAGTCACATTCAATGGTCCCATCCTGAGTAGTCAAGACAACACCAAACATATCTTCAGAGAGGGAAACTTTCCTATCGACGCTTATGTTAATGGACTTTTGTATCCTCTGTCTCTCTTGGACAATTCTCTCGTACTCATCTCTAACATCCGATAGGACAGATTCCACGATATCCACATCAGAAGTTCTGCACCTGACTAGGACATTCTCCGTATCCAATGCAAAACATCCTGATAGTATTAACATTATAAGAACCTTTTTGTACTCTTGTGCATCAGCCACCAGGTCCTTTAGCTTTCCTAGGGCTGACTGGGTAATTTCATCGATAACATCACACTGATAACGCAACAATTTGTCACTTATATCTTTAAGTTCCTTGTTTCTCGACCTGATCTTTTCCAATTTGAGAGCGTTTATTCTCTTTGCTATTCTAGATCGTACTTCATCTTTCTTTTGCTGGAACAACGTAAGTTTCTCGATGTTAAACTCCTCAATAGCGCCAGATTCTATTTCTTCAGCTTTGTCCTTGGCTTCATTTAGTATAAAATTCACCATTTGCTTGATTTGGTTTTGGGCTTCAAGGGCATCCTATAAATTGTGTGTATAAGCGTTTAAAAATCGGTTTGTATCGTTTAAATACGTACCATTTTGTATGAAGATGCGTTTATAACAAATATATAGGAATGAGAATTGTAA
Above is a window of Theileria equi strain WA chromosome 2 map unlocalized gcontig_1105316255051, whole genome shotgun sequence DNA encoding:
- a CDS encoding conserved hypothetical protein (encoded by transcript BEWA_045030A), translating into MTEFQGRGHLLDGGFSLPFYPYRSYIKYIYKIVVFQAALCYILYSLGVTFSLASYHDHLTALYTLFFGIAVLLYESNSPFSGLITVILPAIEEDMVKHALYFLVGVPNIFCFESFYFQLGSIIFAVVGLLGAATSFRYGNLLGTYLAASELPTTE
- a CDS encoding conserved hypothetical protein (encoded by transcript BEWA_045040A) yields the protein MFVNNLCKRLFSTRSYKPPTKEIIHPYVNEPEHLSLTPRYKTAVLTGPQQFIPKDYYKDLRLEVTRSGQYLGEDFPYNFLRADKVWRNRKYNVKINPVPNEISRVKCVTFYKRLQVWAAHWMENGIFRSRWFRCAYGFQRAKTAAEEFRKTLIMAGRVDNMKTESQKRLDSEKLKSLRLLKKKRFEFVIKRKL
- a CDS encoding vacuolar ATP synthase subunit E, putative (encoded by transcript BEWA_045050A), producing MDALEAQNQIKQMVNFILNEAKDKAEEIESGAIEEFNIEKLTLFQQKKDEVRSRIAKRINALKLEKIRSRNKELKDISDKLLRYQCDVIDEITQSALGKLKDLVADAQEYKKVLIMLILSGCFALDTENVLVRCRTSDVDIVESVLSDVRDEYERIVQERQRIQKSINISVDRKVSLSEDMFGVVLTTQDGTIECDSTLNNRLNRCCRALIPELKAQLFTSSTVQ